In Bacillus sp. S3, the sequence GCTTTGGGGATTGAAGACCACGTGATTTTAGTTGTTGGAGAAAGCGACTCCAACTTTCATAACTCTCAGCGTGATCCACACTTAACCCAAGAATTTCACGTGTTTTGCTTTCAGTGATTGCAGTGGCTATATAAACAGCCTTAGAGACGACACGATGATGTTCACGAACTTTTATATACATGGCATCTACAAAAACAAAAGGATAATACCTTAAATTTAAGGGCCGTTTGGCCCAGTCATTAATAATAGGATCAAGCTTTTGAGTAAGTGAAGAAACAAACGATTTTGACTTACTTTCACCACAAAGTTGTTCCACAATATGTGTAACTTTACGTGTAGAAACGCCATTGATAACCATCTCTAGCATAGAGAGTACTAACGCCTGGTCACAACGTGCATATTTCTCAAAAACCGTAGGTGAAAACTCACCATTTCGAGTCCTAGGAACCTTAAGTTTTATCTTACCGATACTCATCGTTAACTCACGTTCGTAGTAGCCATTTCGGTAATCACGACGCTCAACAGAGCGTTCATATGCAGCGGCGTGTAAGTAATCATTTCTTTCTTTCTCCATGTACTCATTCAAAACCAGAACAACAGCTGATTTAACAACGTTATCTATATTTGAATTCATTACTGAGTCTTTTAAAAGTTCCAAATCTAGGCTAAACTGTAATTGGGTCATTTTTATTCCTCTTTTCTATGTTTATCGTGGTTGTTAAACATTGTAGCCAAGTAGGATAAAAATGACCCTTTTCTTTTTACACAATTATACGGACTTAATCAGCAATCTACATGGAAGGGTCTATTTTTTTTCATCGCAGCCTGCATCATCTTAACAGCCGGTTTCTTTATTTTTCGCTATTACTATCAAAGTTCAATAAAAATTGAAGCACCCAGTGAGAATTTAGGTCAAAAAGTCGTTATTCATCTACCAAATGGACAAAAAGTGTATACGTATGACAATTTGATTTTTGAAAAAGACGGTAAGACCTACTATAAAGGGGAGCGGAACACGATTGATTTAACCGGAGGAACCGTTACCTATGAAGATTGGTCAGAATAATCAAAGACTAGCCAAAAGGTGGCTAGTCTTTTCACTATTTAAACCAACCTTTTTTAATAAACCATATTGTCATCCCCACAGCAATAAATAACATCAGCAGCAGTGCGCCAAAATAGCCGTATTTCCAAGTCAATTCGGGCATATGGGTAAAATTCATTCCATACACACCTACAATGAAAGTAAGAGGCATGAAGATGGTTGTGATGACTGTTAATACCTTCATCACATGGTTTGTTTCATTCGAATTGATGGAAATGTAACTGTCCCGTATGTCTGTCGTAAGCTCCCTGCTAGCTTCAATCATTTCAGTTAATTTAAGCAAATGATCATGAATATCTGAGAAATAAGCAGTTTTTCCTTCGATACTTGTTAATCGTTGAGAATTAAGAATTCTGTATAAAAGATCCCTCATGGGGGCAATTGTATGCCGCAACGATAAGAGGTCATGTCTCGTATCAAATAAATCCTTCAGTAATGCCTCCATTGATCTTCCTTTTGAATTTTCATCTATTTCATTTAAGGTATCATCTATTTGATTTACTAATGGAAAATAATTATCGACCATATTGTCAAGAACGTAGTAAAACACATGGGAAGGGTCCCATTGCTTCATGTTTGCCGCTTGACTGAAACGATTCCAAACCTCATCGATTTCAGGGGAGTGTTTATGATGAAAAGTGACAATATAGTTTTTACTGAGAAAGATATTAACTTCCTCTCGTGCAATCATTTTTGGGTTCAAAGCTTGAATCACAAAAAAAGCATAGCCTTCATAATAATCAAGCTTTGGTCGTTGTAGATGATGGATACAGTCTTCTATCGCTAGAGGATGAAAGGAAAGCGGGTTTCGCAGGAAATCTATTTCCTCCTTGATTGGTTGATGGAAATCAATCCAATACCACAGAAAATCCTCTTTTACAAGTTTTGCTATTTCTACGTCTTTGATCACTTCATGCTTCTGATTTACTGCAATCGTTCTAATCATAAAAAACTCCTTATTGGCTTTTCTTACATTCAATATAAAGGAATGCAGGAAAAAAAACAGCCATTTCGGTGCAATGTCATTGTTTTTTTGAGGATAAAACTGAATCCCGGATCCATTTTTTACGTTTTTTGCGATCTTGGATGACTTGAAATAAACTTTGGATTCCAAGAGTTATTACCACGATTATGCCGCTAAATACAATAAACACAGCAAAGTACTCGAATGGATTATAAGACGTTAATCGGGACCAATGAATGTTCCCTTCTAAATCATGTGTAAACAGGTTCATGCTGAAGATTCCGCAGATGACCGTAT encodes:
- the corA gene encoding magnesium/cobalt transporter CorA, which produces MIRTIAVNQKHEVIKDVEIAKLVKEDFLWYWIDFHQPIKEEIDFLRNPLSFHPLAIEDCIHHLQRPKLDYYEGYAFFVIQALNPKMIAREEVNIFLSKNYIVTFHHKHSPEIDEVWNRFSQAANMKQWDPSHVFYYVLDNMVDNYFPLVNQIDDTLNEIDENSKGRSMEALLKDLFDTRHDLLSLRHTIAPMRDLLYRILNSQRLTSIEGKTAYFSDIHDHLLKLTEMIEASRELTTDIRDSYISINSNETNHVMKVLTVITTIFMPLTFIVGVYGMNFTHMPELTWKYGYFGALLLMLFIAVGMTIWFIKKGWFK
- a CDS encoding IS256 family transposase — its product is MTQLQFSLDLELLKDSVMNSNIDNVVKSAVVLVLNEYMEKERNDYLHAAAYERSVERRDYRNGYYERELTMSIGKIKLKVPRTRNGEFSPTVFEKYARCDQALVLSMLEMVINGVSTRKVTHIVEQLCGESKSKSFVSSLTQKLDPIINDWAKRPLNLRYYPFVFVDAMYIKVREHHRVVSKAVYIATAITESKTREILGLSVDHAESYESWSRFLQQLKSRGLQSPKLVISDAHQGLQKAIQREFIGTSWQRCNVHFKRNIIERLPKKDSAEIRMMIKRIFDAVTIEDMRNFKGELMSQFGDNLKYEQALKILDDGFEDTIQYMEFQEDIRCHIRSTNSLERLNQEVRRREKVIRIYPNTQSAFRLVGAVLMHYQETNYSKQKSIKR